From Streptomyces griseorubiginosus, one genomic window encodes:
- a CDS encoding 4Fe-4S binding protein, producing the protein MTAARDTEGHPARRPIPARLAAHPSVRAVLARREAADVVRPPAVIDAEWLHELCLAAGADDAAAISLDHPDLAGEREYAQSALPGTRSLIAMAVRMNRDNCRSPARSVANQEFHQADEQANHAARKVTQALQDAGYRALNPSVGFPQEMDRFPKERIWVVAHKTVAVAAGLGVMGLHRNVIHPKFGSFILLVTVLVDAEVSAYGQALDYNPCIDCKLCVAACPVGAITKDGAFDALACTTHNYREFMSGFTDWAQTVADSEDAADYRSRVSDSENASMWQSLSSPPGYKSGYCLAVCPAGEDVLGPYLDDRRTFMDTVLRPLQDKKETLYVLPGSPAQEYARRRFPHKPVKEVTGGWQPPAKRSGSGDGEGRTP; encoded by the coding sequence ATGACCGCCGCGCGTGACACCGAGGGGCACCCCGCCCGACGCCCGATTCCGGCGAGGCTGGCGGCCCACCCGTCGGTACGGGCCGTACTCGCCCGACGCGAGGCCGCTGACGTCGTACGGCCGCCCGCGGTGATCGACGCGGAGTGGCTGCACGAGTTGTGTCTCGCGGCCGGTGCGGACGACGCCGCCGCGATCAGCCTGGACCACCCCGACCTGGCCGGTGAGCGGGAGTACGCACAGTCCGCGCTGCCCGGCACCCGCTCCCTGATCGCGATGGCGGTCCGGATGAACCGCGACAACTGCCGTTCTCCGGCCCGCAGCGTGGCCAACCAGGAGTTCCACCAGGCCGACGAACAGGCCAACCATGCCGCCCGCAAGGTCACTCAGGCGCTCCAGGACGCCGGCTACCGGGCGCTCAATCCGTCCGTCGGCTTCCCGCAGGAGATGGACCGCTTCCCCAAGGAGCGGATCTGGGTGGTGGCGCACAAGACCGTCGCGGTGGCCGCCGGGCTCGGGGTGATGGGCCTGCACCGCAACGTCATCCACCCGAAGTTCGGCAGCTTCATTCTGCTCGTGACCGTTCTGGTGGACGCGGAGGTGAGCGCGTACGGGCAGGCCCTCGACTACAACCCCTGCATCGACTGCAAGTTGTGCGTCGCCGCCTGCCCGGTCGGCGCCATCACCAAGGACGGCGCCTTCGACGCCCTGGCCTGCACCACGCACAACTACCGGGAGTTCATGAGCGGGTTCACCGACTGGGCGCAGACCGTGGCCGACAGCGAGGACGCCGCCGACTACCGCTCCCGGGTCAGCGACTCCGAGAACGCCTCGATGTGGCAGAGCCTGTCCTCGCCGCCCGGTTACAAGTCCGGCTACTGCTTGGCCGTATGCCCCGCGGGAGAGGATGTTCTGGGGCCCTACCTGGACGACCGCAGGACGTTCATGGACACCGTGCTGCGTCCGCTCCAGGACAAGAAGGAGACCCTGTACGTCCTGCCCGGCTCGCCCGCCCAGGAGTACGCCCGGCGCCGCTTCCCCCACAAGCCCGTCAAGGAAGTCACCGGCGGCTGGCAGCCCCCGGCGAAACGCTCCGGGTCCGGCGACGGAGAGGGGCGTACGCCGTGA